The Caldicellulosiruptor obsidiansis OB47 genome segment GAATTTATAATTCCTGCTACTATAAGCAAGATGACAAGCGAAATTATCATAAGCTGTCTTTTGCTGTATACTTTTACAAATATCTTCTTGTTCACTTAACAAACACCTCCACTTTATCAGGAGTTATACCAAGCACAGTTGCTGCAGCCTTAACAAGTCCTATATATACCCTCTTATCCCTTGCTCCTTTGGAAACTATAGCCACTCCTCTGACTTTTGGGTATATCCTTTTTACCACAAAAGGTTTTGATTCACCTTGCTGTTGCAACACCACTACTTTGCTATCTATTTCTTCTTCAGAAATTGTTGTATTTTGGTTTTGTTTTTCACTTCGCCTGTTCTCTCTTGTTTCAGTAGCAAGCACGTACTCATAGCAGTCGTCAAAAGTTATCATCACTGAAACATCTCTTGTTGGGTCTATTTCCTTTAATATACCCTCAAGTTTTTTCTCAATTAGCTGTTCATACTGCTGCCCGTCCTCTTGAATTTCTTGTCGTTTTATAGTAGCACTTGTTTGTTTTGAAGATGTAGAAAAATTTGAAGAAACTACAAGAAGAAATATTCCACATACACCTAAAAAAATAATCAAATCTTTGTTTTTCGTAACATTTTCAAGCAAATCTTTTATTCTTCTCAAATCAGACATCTTTTTCACCTCAGCTTTTGAAAATAAATTCTATCCTTGGGCACGTGGTATTTGTTTGAAATTATTTCAACCACCTTTCTATCATACTCACCTTCAATTTTTATCTCTTTAAGCCTACCAAAATCATGTGAATCAATATCTTCATAGATACTCATGTTAACAACTTGTATCTCTTTTCCACATATCTCCCTTACATTATCTTCAATATCATCTTTTAATTTGTTTTTATATTCTTGTACAAGAGCTTGTCTATAAATATCTTGAGAATAAACTCCCTGCTGGTTGAATTCACTCTCTATCTTCTTCAGGTTTTTCTGAAACTCAAACTTTAAAAATTCAGAGTTTTCCAAAATAGGTGTTATCAATACCATGCTTGCTGTCAGTCCCAGAAAGACATTTATGTACTTTTTGTAGTTTTCATTTACCAAGTTTTCTATAAAAATTGCAATTATTACTATATAAAATAGAGAGAGTGCAACCTCGTTGAGAATCTCCTGCATACTCTCACCTTCCAACCTGAAGCAAAAAGAGGGATGAGGAAAATGCAACAACAAACATACACAAAGCTGCAAATGCTATTGCAAAAATCAAAATGAGTACATCCGCATAGTCATCCAAAAACTGGGCAAGCTTTGCATCCCCAATCAAACCAACAAAAATAGCTGCTACTCTGAAAACAACAAATACAACCAAAATTTTTAAAAGCGAAATTCCAATCCCTATAAGCAAAACTATTAGACCCACAACACCCAGAGAATTTTTTACTATAGCAAGGCTTGTGGCGAGAGTGTCCGCAGCATCGGATAATATCTTCCCTACAAACGGCACAAAGTTACCAACACTGTATTTAATTGATTTTGTAATTAAGCTGTCCACTGTAACATTCGCAATACCTTCTACAGACACAATAGCAACAAATACAACAATGCCAATCACTATACACCACATCAATATAGTTTTACAGAAACCCAAAATCCTTCTCAATCCCAATCTTCCACTATCAATATTTGATAAAATACCGATAAGTATGTAAGTGTACGCAAAGGGCGAGATGATGTTTTTCAAAAATTCAGACGAGAAGACAATGGCAAACATTATCTTTGGGCTCATTACAGCTGCATATGTTGGATATCCCATAGAAGCTATCAGAGAAACAAAAAGAGGAAAAAATACTTCAGCAAAATTGCACGCATTTTGAACTGTCTGCTGGGCATCTAAAAGAACATCTTTTAAATTTTGAAGTACAATCAAAACCTCTGTAAATAAAAAAGCCAAAAACGTTACATTTGCAACCGACTGATTCTTAAGACCTGTTTGAACGCTTGCAATGAGTATATATAATAGGGCTATAATAATTATCAAACTTATTTGACGAAAAGTAGAAAAAATTTGCCCCAATATCTTTTCCTTCAAAACATTCACTATATCTAATTTCGGGCTTTTTTGTTCTATAATATCCTCTAAATAACTTCTTATATCTTTTTCAGTGTAATCATTTAAAATTTCTTTTGTCTTTTTAATGTATTCTTGCGAAAACTGTGATGCTTGGCAACATTCAAGTGCTATTATAAAAAATACAAATACACACACTGAAACTAAACTCTTTTGTCCCATCATTCATTCCTCTTATCTTA includes the following:
- a CDS encoding stage III sporulation protein AF encodes the protein MQEILNEVALSLFYIVIIAIFIENLVNENYKKYINVFLGLTASMVLITPILENSEFLKFEFQKNLKKIESEFNQQGVYSQDIYRQALVQEYKNKLKDDIEDNVREICGKEIQVVNMSIYEDIDSHDFGRLKEIKIEGEYDRKVVEIISNKYHVPKDRIYFQKLR
- a CDS encoding stage III sporulation protein AE, with amino-acid sequence MGQKSLVSVCVFVFFIIALECCQASQFSQEYIKKTKEILNDYTEKDIRSYLEDIIEQKSPKLDIVNVLKEKILGQIFSTFRQISLIIIIALLYILIASVQTGLKNQSVANVTFLAFLFTEVLIVLQNLKDVLLDAQQTVQNACNFAEVFFPLFVSLIASMGYPTYAAVMSPKIMFAIVFSSEFLKNIISPFAYTYILIGILSNIDSGRLGLRRILGFCKTILMWCIVIGIVVFVAIVSVEGIANVTVDSLITKSIKYSVGNFVPFVGKILSDAADTLATSLAIVKNSLGVVGLIVLLIGIGISLLKILVVFVVFRVAAIFVGLIGDAKLAQFLDDYADVLILIFAIAFAALCMFVVAFSSSLFLLQVGR